Part of the Phaeodactylum tricornutum CCAP 1055/1 chromosome 5, whole genome shotgun sequence genome is shown below.
TCGAAAAAGACTGATTCATAGTCAAATGCCTTCTGACGGATCCAGAGGGTACGCAGAGTTCTGCTGACGAACTGTCTCGTACACTCATTCTTGGTTGTGGAAATCATCTCCCTACACACTACGCTCCAAAATGATAACTCTGCACAATTCACACAATATCCTAAACAGTACACTTGCGATCGCACTTGCAACCCACGTACCACCACCAGTACCAAACACAATCATTACACCATGAAGTGCATCGCCGCTATCGCTCTTCTCGCCACTACGGCGTCCGCCTTTAACGCATTCGGTGCCGCCAAGAAGGCTGCGCCCAAAAAGCCGGTACGTCTACGCGAACCTTGGCATTTTCCAGGTACCGCAGTGTCGGtgtgttacagttagtgtcGTCCGCGATTGCATTCCTCACGAACCACACTCGTTCCGCTTTGTCCCGGCAGGTATTCTCGATCGAAACGATCCCCGGTGCGCTCGCTCCCGTTGGTATCTTTGATCCCCTCGGTTtcgccgccaaggccgaCGAGTCCACCCTGAAGCGATACCGCGAAGCCGAGCTCACCCACGGACGGGTGGCCATGCTCGCTACCGTTGGCTTCTTGGTCGGTGAAGCCGTGGAAGGATCTTCCTTCCTCTTTGATGCTTCTATCAAAGGACCTGCTATTTCTCATCTCGCCCAAGTGCCGACTCCGTTCTGGGTTCTCTTGACCATTTTCATCGGGGCCGCGGAACAGACCCGTGCCGTCATCGGCTGGCGGGATCCTTCCGACGTACCCTtcgacaagcccggtctCTTGAACGAGGACTACACCCCGGGTGACATTGGCTTTGATCCTCTCGGACTCAAGCCAACGGATGCGGAAGAACTCAGGGTTCTACAGACCAAGGAACTCCAGAACGGACGCTTGGCCATGCTTGCTGCCGCTGGATTCATGGCGCAGGAACTCGTGGACGGCAAGGGAATCTTGGAACACCTCCTCTAAGTTTCCCGTAACGTTTGCACAAAAATTGGGAACACACGATACTGGTCGCCACGAAAAACGTGGAACGACAGGAAGCCTCGGAACACTAGGGACATTCCATAGAGACAAAACGCAAGCCAGAAGCTCTTGTTCACCGACCGGTACACACGATACACGACTATAAAGGAATCCTTACTACACTTTTTATGATTTACATAAACATCGTCGCTATCGTTTGTCTGTACTTCTCTTGCGTAAGAGTTAGACGAACAATTACAGTTCGGCACGGTTGCGCTTCCATTTGTTGACAACCTTGGTGCCCACTAGTCCTttgaaagacgacgacagccTTTTAAAATTCACAAAAGTTGAACtggtcgacgacgatcgtTGGGAGCGTTTCTTTCCGGTGTGCGCTTTCATCTCGTCCATCGCGCCAACCAGGACATTGTACATGGTTACCATTTCGTCCTCCGACCAGAACGGCACAGCTGGCGACGACGCCTGCGGGTCCCATTGGTTTGGCATGCCGTCGGTTTCTCCGTACACGAGTGCATCATACTCTTCCCGCAATTGCTCGGTGACGAGATAGAGCGGCAGGCAAAGGTCGGCTAACGGCTGTGCGGACGAAGCATCGCGTGTTTCTTTCGTGACGTAATCCACATATCGTTCCAAGGCCTGGGCCGCGACCGCACCAATATGCTTCCCGGGCTTTCCATCCCCTTCGTCCGACGCTTCCGCGTCGAAATAGTCTTGCACAGCCGCCAGATCCAGTGGACGTCGCAACATCCACCGTCCGGCCATGTGCGACGCAACGAGACTGTTCTCCGGGAGAACGGGGGGCGTGCACGTGGTCTTAGTCGTTGGCGATGAAGTGAACCGCCGCAAACGCTGGAGATCACCAAGGTTTCGGATACCACCGTTCAAGGTCACACGGAG
Proteins encoded:
- the Lhcx3 gene encoding protein fucoxanthin chlorophyll a/c protein (Related to LI818s of Chlamydomonas) gives rise to the protein MKCIAAIALLATTASAFNAFGAAKKAAPKKPVFSIETIPGALAPVGIFDPLGFAAKADESTLKRYREAELTHGRVAMLATVGFLVGEAVEGSSFLFDASIKGPAISHLAQVPTPFWVLLTIFIGAAEQTRAVIGWRDPSDVPFDKPGLLNEDYTPGDIGFDPLGLKPTDAEELRVLQTKELQNGRLAMLAAAGFMAQELVDGKGILEHLL